One genomic segment of Desmodus rotundus isolate HL8 chromosome 5, HLdesRot8A.1, whole genome shotgun sequence includes these proteins:
- the LOC128780899 gene encoding tripartite motif-containing protein 64-like, translating into MDSDTLPAFLNDLTCSVCMNYFLDPVTIDCGHSFCRLCLDLCWEEAQTPMRCPECRGVSERPDLKTNITLRKLASIAREARAHNINSSEGQICVAHKEAKGLFCRAEKKLLCAFCSESPEHASHSHSPVQWSAEEYREELLKKMRSLWNMTQEIKNNLKQEASKKQSLEDCVALRRDMIKAEYQKMHLFLNEEEQLHLNTMEREAREIFEQFEESKLTMTQQKESLKGMLTELTDMCHKPNVELLQDLGNILERTESVQIQMPEPVNPELTLWHFTGILDMLNNFRVDNVLSEESISRHVRLSKDISVIFRGDRDSTSREPQRVQRFAAWGTHTFTSGRHYWEVDMPHCSMWVLGVCKDSLMSHTDIIVDYEEASLLMSLKVNDHYCLSTNSPLFIQYVERPPGKIGVFLDYDNSTVSFYDVEKSSLISSLVSSSFSSPLKPFLCFDSPS; encoded by the exons atgGATTCAGACACCTTACCAGCCTTCCTGAATGATCTCACTTGCTCTGTCTGTATGAACTACTTCCTAGACCCTGTCACCATAGACTGTGGGCACAGCTTTTGCCGTCTCTGCCTGGACCTCTGCTGGGAGGAAGCCCAAACTCCAATGCGCTGTCCTGAGTGCAGAGGAGTATCAGAGAGGCCAGATTTGAAGACCAACATCACCCTAAGGAAGCTGGCGTCCATTGCCAGAGAGGCCAGAGCTCACAATATCAACAGCTCTGAGGGGCAGATCTGTGTGGCACACAAAGAAGCAAAGGGGCTCTTCTGCAGGGCTGAAAAGAAGCTGCTCTGTGCGTTCTGCTCTGAGTCCCCAGAGCATGCGTCTCACAGTCACAGCCCAGTACAGTGGTCTGCTGAGGAATACAGG GAGGAACTTCTAAAGAAAATGAGATCTTTATGGAACAtgactcaagaaataaaaaacaatctgaAGCAGGAAGCTAGCAAAAAGCAGTCCTTAGAG GACTGCGTGGCCCTTAGGAGGGATATGATCAAAGCTGAATATCAGAAGATGCATCTTTTTCTCAATGAGGAGGAGCAACTCCATCTGAACACAATGGAGAGAGAGGCAAGGGAGATCTTCGAACAATTCGAGGAGAGCAAACTTACAATGACCCAACAGAAAGAAAGCCTGAAAGGCATGTTGACAGAGCTGACTGACATGTGCCACAAGCCTAACGTGGAGCTGCTCCAG gaTTTGGGAAATATATTGGAAAG AACTGAATCGGTGCAGATACAAATGCCTGAGCCAGTGAATCCAGAGCTCACTTTATGGCACTTCACTGGAATCCTAGACATGCTGAACAACTTCAGAG TGGATAATGTTCTGAGCGAGGAAAGCATCAGTCGCCATGTAAGACTTTCTAAGGATATTAGTGTGATATTTAGAGGGGACCGTGACAGCACATCCAGAGAGCCCCAGAGAGTGCAGAGGTTTGCGGCATGGGGAACTCACACCTTCACCTCTGGTAGACATTACTGGGAGGTGGATATGCCACACTGCTCGATGTGGGTTCTGGGAGTCTGTAAAGATTCCCTGATGAGCCATACCGATATTATTGTTGATTATGAAGAAGCATCTCTTCTAATGTCTTTGAAAGTGAATGATCATTACTGTCTCTCCACTAACTCCCCACTCTTCATTCAGTATGTGGAAAGGCCTCCGGGCAAGATTGGAGTGTTTTTGGATTATGACAATTCAACTGTGAGCTTCTATGATGTTGAAAAAAGTTCCCTCATAAGTAGTTtagtttcttcctccttctcttcccctctgaagCCTTTCCTATGTTTTGATTCTCCAAGTTAA